A single genomic interval of Dyella sp. GSA-30 harbors:
- a CDS encoding sigma-70 family RNA polymerase sigma factor codes for MNEADIDADATDRMLLQRMSAGDRTALSVLYRSYHGRLCRFLSRLTRRPDVIEEVINDCFWIAWQKAGNFHGDSRVSTWIMGIAYRCGLKALRQHGDEPVDDDAIPEDRTPAHDPGEDRELRDWLGKGLDRLSVDQRVVIELVYGVGHSLDDVAVIMQCPVGTVKARLFHARVKLRNVLPALAGESRATKESVS; via the coding sequence ATGAACGAAGCCGATATCGACGCCGACGCGACCGACCGCATGCTGCTCCAACGCATGTCGGCGGGCGATCGCACCGCGCTGTCGGTGCTTTATCGCAGCTACCACGGGCGGCTTTGCCGCTTCCTGTCCCGCCTGACCCGTCGTCCCGACGTGATCGAAGAAGTGATCAACGATTGCTTCTGGATCGCATGGCAGAAGGCCGGCAACTTCCACGGCGACTCACGCGTTTCCACCTGGATCATGGGCATTGCCTATCGCTGCGGCCTCAAGGCTTTGCGGCAGCACGGCGACGAACCCGTGGACGACGACGCCATACCCGAAGACCGCACACCTGCCCACGATCCGGGCGAGGATCGCGAGCTGCGCGACTGGCTGGGCAAGGGTCTGGATCGTCTATCGGTAGATCAGCGGGTCGTGATCGAACTGGTTTATGGCGTGGGGCATTCGCTGGACGATGTGGCGGTCATCATGCAGTGCCCGGTTGGCACGGTGAAGGCACGCCTGTTCCACGCACGCGTTAAACTGCGCAACGTACTGCCGGCCCTGGCCGGCGAATCACGCGCCACCAAGGAGAGCGTGTCATGA
- a CDS encoding zf-HC2 domain-containing protein: protein MTFPTGSGRDCARAWEAMPWVLQQSATHEQSHWLMDHLADCESCRAEFEQQSRLRRAMSLPSDIAIDANVGLKRLLARLDAPEPQVVPLRARSAGWLTRSLVAAVLIQALGIGALGMKLWSESDSSMYHTLSQDNSSPAPPGAIHVVPDATMKLADWNALLRTLQLQVVGGPNDVGAYTVVPTHSASTSRTTLQQLRATRGIRLAEPVTDTP, encoded by the coding sequence ATGACGTTCCCGACGGGTTCCGGCAGGGACTGTGCCCGTGCCTGGGAGGCGATGCCCTGGGTGCTGCAGCAGAGCGCGACGCACGAGCAAAGCCACTGGCTGATGGATCACCTGGCCGATTGCGAATCGTGCCGTGCGGAGTTCGAGCAGCAGAGTCGCTTGCGGCGTGCCATGTCGTTGCCCTCGGACATCGCCATCGACGCCAACGTCGGTTTGAAGCGCTTGCTCGCTCGCCTCGATGCGCCCGAGCCGCAAGTCGTACCGCTGCGCGCTCGCTCGGCGGGCTGGCTGACGCGCTCACTGGTCGCCGCGGTACTGATTCAGGCGCTGGGTATCGGCGCGCTAGGCATGAAGCTATGGTCGGAGAGCGATAGCTCGATGTACCACACGCTCAGCCAGGACAACTCGTCTCCCGCGCCGCCGGGGGCGATCCATGTCGTGCCCGATGCAACCATGAAGCTTGCCGACTGGAACGCACTGCTGCGCACGCTTCAATTGCAGGTCGTCGGAGGCCCCAATGACGTGGGTGCCTATACGGTCGTGCCGACCCACTCGGCGTCGACATCACGGACTACGTTGCAGCAACTTCGCGCAACACGGGGTATCCGTCTGGCAGAGCCTGTTACCGATACCCCATGA
- a CDS encoding TorF family putative porin encodes MALPAHAQSTGINGTIALSSQLVDRGQAITPSTPVLQSALSWTSASGWSLGVSGSTEVRSPDHVVEALAQVSRYWSLSNDWQMQTGLLYYSYPGNSRSSVYNRAELGVSWIYRDVLTFGLSAAHVFRTGNQRPRTAADVDFHWPLVWDVSLSAGAGIAETLIAPRPPYTYDHPSHYKYGHVGLVWRRGPWQMELEHIQTDPGTVGRRGTPDVSPWVATASWSF; translated from the coding sequence ATGGCATTGCCGGCGCATGCGCAGTCGACCGGCATCAACGGGACCATCGCACTCAGTTCGCAACTGGTCGATCGCGGCCAGGCCATAACGCCCTCCACGCCGGTGCTGCAGAGCGCGCTGTCGTGGACCTCTGCCTCAGGCTGGTCGCTGGGTGTGTCGGGCAGCACTGAAGTACGTTCGCCGGATCACGTGGTCGAGGCCCTGGCACAGGTATCGCGCTATTGGTCGCTGTCCAACGACTGGCAGATGCAGACCGGCCTGCTTTACTACAGCTACCCCGGCAACAGCCGTTCCAGCGTCTATAACCGCGCCGAGCTGGGCGTCAGCTGGATATACCGCGATGTGCTGACATTCGGGTTATCGGCCGCGCATGTCTTTCGTACCGGCAACCAGCGCCCGCGAACGGCTGCCGACGTCGACTTTCACTGGCCACTGGTCTGGGATGTTTCGCTGTCGGCCGGGGCTGGCATCGCCGAAACGCTGATCGCCCCCCGCCCCCCTTATACCTACGACCACCCCAGCCACTACAAGTACGGCCATGTCGGCCTGGTCTGGCGGCGTGGCCCCTGGCAGATGGAGCTGGAGCATATCCAGACCGACCCGGGAACGGTCGGACGGCGAGGCACCCCCGACGTCTCACCCTGGGTTGCGACAGCGTCCTGGTCGTTCTGA
- a CDS encoding S8 family serine peptidase, which yields MKYAVLMLAGWALALGGCASSRPNTTPDDHAGLARPSVDHVSSMNPQRDIVVAVANPLAPPSTHAGSSLLGYTPSANYGAGQRAISVLASLKKTYGLREVTGWPIKALQVYCVVLQPPPEADRDALIKALAKDERVQLAQPLQDYSVYSDTTNPNKSADAHHYNDPYADLQRGFVETDAALAHNLSQGDGVHVAIVDTGVDTTHPDLLGRVRDTANEVDDDTAAFRHDHHGTEVAGIIAAVGDNRQGIVGIAPKAVLSVYKACWYAPDNSAGAHCNSFTLAKALAALIDTDTRIINLSLGGPADPLLNRLLEQLLSQGRIVIAAMPPDGNANGFPGSAPGVIVVRSSNPSAAPPGIVSAPGNDILTTQPSGGYDFTSGSSMAAAHVSGIAALLLSIAPKLDARTLHDLLIQSSKVSNGVLQVNAASAVAALRNQQKIKP from the coding sequence ATGAAGTACGCGGTACTCATGCTCGCCGGATGGGCCTTGGCTCTGGGCGGCTGCGCGTCGTCACGCCCCAACACCACCCCGGACGACCATGCAGGTCTGGCTCGTCCGTCCGTCGATCATGTGTCGTCGATGAACCCTCAGCGCGATATCGTGGTGGCTGTTGCCAACCCGCTCGCACCGCCGTCCACGCATGCCGGCTCCAGCCTGCTCGGCTATACGCCATCGGCGAACTACGGTGCCGGGCAGCGCGCGATTTCCGTCCTGGCGTCATTGAAAAAAACCTACGGTCTGCGCGAAGTCACCGGCTGGCCGATCAAGGCGCTGCAAGTCTATTGCGTCGTGCTGCAACCGCCGCCCGAAGCGGATCGGGATGCCTTGATCAAGGCACTCGCCAAGGACGAACGAGTGCAACTGGCGCAACCGCTGCAGGACTACTCGGTTTATTCCGATACAACGAATCCGAATAAATCGGCGGACGCGCATCACTACAACGACCCCTATGCCGATCTGCAACGCGGCTTCGTCGAAACCGACGCCGCGCTGGCGCACAACCTCAGCCAGGGCGACGGCGTGCATGTGGCCATCGTCGATACCGGTGTGGATACGACACACCCCGACTTGCTCGGGCGCGTTCGCGATACGGCCAACGAAGTCGACGACGATACCGCGGCATTCCGCCACGATCACCACGGCACCGAAGTGGCCGGCATCATCGCCGCGGTCGGCGACAATCGCCAGGGCATCGTGGGTATCGCGCCCAAGGCCGTGTTGAGCGTCTACAAGGCATGCTGGTATGCGCCAGACAACAGTGCGGGCGCCCATTGCAACTCCTTCACGTTGGCCAAGGCGCTGGCGGCATTGATCGATACGGATACGCGCATCATCAACCTCAGTCTGGGCGGCCCTGCCGACCCGCTGTTGAACAGGCTGCTGGAGCAGTTGCTGAGCCAGGGCCGCATCGTGATCGCGGCCATGCCTCCGGACGGGAACGCCAACGGCTTTCCGGGCAGCGCACCCGGGGTGATCGTGGTGCGATCGAGCAATCCATCGGCCGCACCACCGGGCATCGTGAGCGCACCGGGGAACGACATCCTGACGACCCAGCCCAGCGGCGGATACGACTTCACCTCCGGCTCGTCCATGGCGGCGGCGCACGTCAGCGGCATCGCCGCCTTGCTGCTGTCGATCGCACCGAAGCTCGATGCACGCACGCTGCATGATTTGCTGATTCAGAGCAGCAAGGTTTCCAACGGCGTGCTTCAGGTAAATGCGGCATCCGCGGTCGCCGCTTTGCGTAATCAACAGAAGATCAAACCCTGA
- a CDS encoding cytochrome C biogenesis protein produces MTFYVIAAAMIALALFALIYPLIKANRRHQHSQNLLATIVAIAVLLPAAAIYLYAHLGSPAALDESARNITIGASVERKQQDIQKWLDKAHEDDVAQRVGEARDAYAQVLTLDPQNTVAMVGWVEADMSQQAGYAVDTAARRLLEQAIALDPDNQRALWLVGISQFQQKDYAAASATWRHLLQLLDAGTDLAQSVTQQIAIADEKANLAHSGLKSLR; encoded by the coding sequence ATGACTTTCTACGTCATCGCCGCGGCGATGATCGCGTTGGCGCTGTTTGCGTTGATCTATCCGCTGATAAAAGCGAATCGCCGGCATCAGCACTCGCAAAATCTACTCGCCACGATCGTCGCCATCGCGGTGCTGCTGCCGGCGGCTGCGATCTATCTCTATGCACACCTCGGCTCGCCGGCTGCGCTGGACGAGAGCGCTCGCAACATCACGATCGGGGCATCCGTCGAACGGAAACAGCAGGACATCCAGAAGTGGCTGGATAAGGCTCACGAAGACGACGTGGCTCAACGAGTCGGGGAAGCACGCGACGCCTATGCACAGGTATTGACGCTGGACCCGCAAAACACTGTCGCCATGGTCGGCTGGGTCGAGGCCGATATGTCGCAGCAAGCCGGCTATGCCGTCGACACCGCCGCGCGCCGGCTACTCGAACAGGCGATCGCGCTCGACCCGGACAATCAACGTGCGCTCTGGTTGGTCGGCATCAGCCAGTTCCAGCAAAAAGACTATGCCGCCGCGTCCGCCACCTGGCGGCATCTGCTGCAGCTCCTGGATGCCGGCACCGACCTGGCGCAGTCCGTCACGCAGCAAATTGCGATCGCCGATGAAAAGGCGAATCTCGCACATAGCGGCCTGAAATCCCTCCGCTAG